In Sphingomonas sp. G-3-2-10, a single window of DNA contains:
- a CDS encoding glycoside hydrolase family 97 protein codes for MRLLTYLLALMLAAPAAAQVHEVASPDGTNRIAIGLNANGTPLYRVTRRGAQIITNSPIVLDLDVDSLGYGMAITGTEQASADASYPIVAGKAAQGRDHYNQLTVRFQEKGGAKRRMDVVLRAYDDGVAFRTVIPLQAATAAAIIRYEKTGFYFPEAYKCWGFNVGKFGSSHEGEFDPVDTARMRDHNLFSLPFLCETGKAAFALAEADLLDFAGMYLTGRGDGGLGLQLKLSPSLSDYRIAVRTRVGSPIVTPWRVVMLADKAGQLTESTLITNLSTPSRIEDTSWIKPGLTSWDWWSGPVIARLPGKRTSTEVSKALIDFAAENGWPYAMIDEGWYAGAGGGGVRRPGVDLTRWSDPINIEEVAAYAKSKNVRLWLWAHWEAIDDQMEEALTLYERLGIAGIKVDFMDRDDQWMVNWYSKLLAAAARHRIMVDLHGAYPPRGLARTYPNFMTQEGVMGAEYNKWSKRVTARHNVMLAYSRGLIGPMDYTPGGFRNVSPDQFRIRGDLPFVQTTRAHGLGLYVVFDSPLGAVADSPDTYAESPAGLEFLRDVPASWDETRFLAGETGAFIVMARRKGKTWYLGALNAEAGRTARVPLSFLGSKRHEMTLWTDGDAPNAVTKSERAMSGEDVLELKLAPNGGAVAIFRTR; via the coding sequence GTGAGGCTGCTGACGTATCTGCTCGCGTTGATGCTTGCCGCGCCCGCCGCCGCGCAGGTGCATGAGGTGGCGTCGCCGGACGGGACCAACCGGATCGCGATCGGCCTGAACGCCAATGGCACGCCGCTCTATCGCGTGACCCGGCGCGGCGCACAGATCATCACCAATTCGCCGATCGTGCTCGATCTCGATGTGGACAGCCTCGGATACGGCATGGCGATTACCGGCACCGAGCAGGCCAGCGCCGATGCGAGCTATCCGATCGTCGCGGGCAAGGCAGCGCAGGGGCGCGACCATTACAACCAGCTCACCGTCCGTTTTCAGGAGAAGGGCGGGGCGAAGCGCAGGATGGACGTGGTGCTGCGCGCCTATGACGATGGCGTCGCCTTCCGCACCGTGATCCCGCTTCAGGCCGCGACCGCCGCGGCGATCATCCGCTACGAGAAGACCGGCTTCTACTTTCCCGAGGCGTATAAATGCTGGGGGTTCAATGTCGGCAAGTTCGGGTCGAGCCATGAGGGCGAGTTCGATCCGGTCGATACCGCGCGGATGCGCGATCATAACCTCTTCAGCCTGCCGTTCCTGTGCGAGACCGGCAAGGCCGCGTTCGCGCTGGCCGAGGCCGATCTGCTCGACTTTGCCGGCATGTACCTGACCGGGCGCGGCGATGGCGGGCTGGGGCTGCAGCTCAAGCTCTCGCCGTCGCTGTCCGACTATCGCATCGCGGTGCGCACCCGTGTCGGCAGCCCGATCGTCACGCCGTGGCGCGTGGTGATGCTGGCGGACAAGGCGGGCCAGCTGACCGAATCCACCCTCATCACCAATCTCTCCACGCCCAGCCGCATCGAGGATACGAGCTGGATCAAGCCGGGCCTGACCAGCTGGGACTGGTGGAGCGGGCCGGTGATCGCCCGCCTGCCCGGCAAGCGGACCAGCACCGAAGTCTCCAAGGCGCTGATCGATTTCGCCGCCGAGAATGGCTGGCCCTACGCAATGATCGACGAGGGCTGGTATGCCGGTGCGGGCGGCGGCGGCGTGCGGCGGCCGGGCGTCGACCTGACCCGCTGGAGCGACCCGATCAATATCGAGGAAGTCGCCGCCTACGCGAAGTCGAAGAATGTCCGCCTGTGGCTATGGGCGCATTGGGAAGCGATCGACGACCAGATGGAGGAAGCGCTGACGCTCTACGAGCGGTTGGGCATCGCCGGGATCAAGGTCGATTTCATGGACCGAGACGACCAGTGGATGGTCAACTGGTATTCCAAGCTGCTGGCGGCGGCGGCGCGGCACCGGATCATGGTCGATCTCCACGGCGCCTATCCGCCGCGCGGGCTGGCGCGGACCTATCCCAACTTCATGACGCAGGAAGGCGTGATGGGGGCGGAGTACAACAAATGGTCGAAGCGGGTGACCGCACGGCACAATGTGATGCTCGCTTATTCCCGCGGGCTGATCGGCCCGATGGATTATACGCCGGGCGGCTTCCGCAACGTCTCACCCGACCAGTTCCGCATCCGTGGCGACCTGCCGTTCGTCCAGACGACACGCGCGCACGGGTTGGGGCTGTATGTCGTGTTCGATAGTCCGCTGGGTGCGGTTGCCGACAGCCCGGACACCTATGCCGAAAGCCCCGCCGGACTGGAGTTTTTGCGCGACGTGCCCGCAAGCTGGGACGAGACGCGTTTCCTTGCCGGCGAGACGGGCGCGTTCATCGTGATGGCCCGGCGCAAGGGCAAGACCTGGTATCTCGGCGCGCTGAATGCCGAGGCGGGCCGGACGGCGCGCGTGCCGCTGAGCTTCCTCGGATCGAAGCGGCACGAGATGACACTGTGGACCGACGGCGATGCGCCGAACGCGGTGACCAAAAGTGAGCGGGCGATGTCAGGCGAGGACGTGCTGGAGCTGAAGCTGGCGCCGAACGGCGGTGCTGTGGCGATCTTCCGGACGCGCTAG
- a CDS encoding GDSL-type esterase/lipase family protein — MSLNRRTLIAASAGVGLVPLAALAQNAPREETWEERWKRGLLEDFAGLRRYAAQNRDLKASGRKVDIVFMGDSITEGWREKRPAFFTSGRVCRGISGQTTPQMVLRMMADVVAHKPRFVHIMAGTNDIAGNTGPMTIEQSLDNIRVMATIAKANGIQVLLASVPPADKFPWRPGLQTTPLIRAINRGAQACAKEAKLIWVDYTPALADAEGAMKPGMAYDGVHPDVQGYAAMESVLAPLLKARKA, encoded by the coding sequence ATGAGCCTCAACCGCCGCACTCTCATTGCCGCTTCCGCCGGTGTCGGCCTGGTCCCGCTCGCGGCGTTGGCCCAGAATGCGCCGCGCGAGGAGACGTGGGAGGAACGCTGGAAACGCGGGCTGCTCGAGGATTTCGCGGGCCTGCGCCGCTATGCCGCCCAAAACCGCGACCTGAAGGCTAGCGGGCGCAAGGTCGACATCGTGTTCATGGGCGATTCGATCACCGAGGGATGGCGGGAGAAGCGGCCGGCCTTCTTCACCTCGGGCCGCGTCTGCCGCGGGATCAGCGGCCAGACCACGCCGCAGATGGTGCTGCGGATGATGGCCGATGTCGTCGCGCACAAGCCTCGCTTCGTCCATATCATGGCCGGGACCAACGACATTGCAGGCAATACCGGCCCGATGACGATCGAGCAGAGCCTGGACAATATTCGGGTAATGGCGACGATCGCGAAGGCCAATGGCATCCAGGTGCTGCTCGCTTCGGTACCCCCGGCGGACAAGTTCCCGTGGCGGCCCGGCCTCCAGACCACGCCGCTGATCCGGGCGATCAATCGCGGGGCGCAGGCCTGTGCGAAGGAAGCGAAGCTGATTTGGGTGGATTACACGCCGGCCCTCGCGGATGCCGAAGGCGCAATGAAGCCGGGCATGGCCTATGACGGCGTTCACCCCGATGTTCAGGGCTATGCCGCAATGGAAAGCGTGCTGGCCCCGCTGCTGAAGGCGCGCAAGGCGTGA
- a CDS encoding MFS transporter — translation MESRKSATTMLAFACVTTLFFAWGFITALVDPLVAAVKGIFTLTDVQAQLAAFAFFIAYGLCSFPAAALLARLKSIPTILFALFTMIAGCLVMLAAANLAVFYLVLIGLFILASGITILQVAANPLAAALGDPRYSHFRLTLSQTFNSVGTFLAPLVGAHLFLRGVEVKEGTVVTEAVRAQALGGIDAAYLWISGLIALLALFFWVTRRVVTEAAPPASAEARGSLTALIADAFSSRWALLGGLAIFLYVGAEVAIGTQMALFLNSDAIWGKSDALFALPYIEHVVAQDGVVGLSLEQAGKATALYWGGAMVGRAIGSLLLGFVRASALLAVFTAIAAAMCFYVFAVGGVDAGYVALAIGLFNSIMFPVIFTLTLERSTASEEATSGLLCTAIVGGALLPLLVGKVSDAQGYAFALIVPAACYAVLCLFAIAAGRAPVTRSEGDPAPASVH, via the coding sequence ATGGAAAGCCGGAAATCCGCGACGACGATGCTGGCATTCGCCTGCGTCACGACATTGTTCTTCGCATGGGGCTTCATCACCGCGCTGGTCGATCCGCTGGTGGCGGCGGTGAAGGGCATCTTCACACTGACCGACGTTCAGGCGCAGTTGGCGGCATTCGCGTTCTTCATTGCCTATGGCCTCTGTTCCTTCCCGGCCGCAGCGCTCCTCGCGCGGCTGAAGTCGATCCCGACGATCCTGTTCGCGCTCTTCACGATGATCGCGGGGTGCCTCGTGATGCTGGCGGCGGCGAACCTCGCGGTCTTCTATCTCGTGCTGATCGGCCTGTTCATTCTGGCCAGCGGGATCACGATCCTGCAGGTTGCGGCGAATCCGCTAGCGGCGGCGCTGGGCGATCCGCGTTACAGCCACTTCCGGCTGACGCTGAGCCAGACCTTCAACTCGGTCGGTACCTTCCTCGCTCCGCTGGTCGGCGCGCATCTGTTCCTGCGCGGGGTCGAAGTGAAGGAAGGTACTGTCGTGACCGAAGCCGTGCGTGCGCAGGCGCTGGGCGGGATCGATGCGGCCTATCTTTGGATCAGCGGGCTGATCGCGCTGCTGGCGCTGTTCTTCTGGGTCACGCGCCGCGTCGTGACCGAAGCCGCGCCGCCCGCCTCCGCCGAAGCGCGGGGCAGCCTGACCGCGCTGATCGCCGACGCCTTCTCGTCGCGCTGGGCATTGCTCGGCGGGCTGGCGATCTTCCTCTATGTCGGCGCCGAGGTGGCCATCGGCACCCAGATGGCACTGTTCCTCAATTCCGATGCGATCTGGGGCAAGTCCGACGCGTTGTTCGCGCTGCCCTATATCGAGCATGTCGTGGCTCAGGACGGCGTGGTGGGCCTTTCGCTGGAGCAGGCGGGCAAGGCGACTGCGCTCTATTGGGGCGGGGCGATGGTGGGCCGTGCGATCGGATCGCTGCTGCTCGGTTTCGTCCGCGCGTCGGCGCTGCTGGCGGTGTTCACGGCGATTGCAGCTGCGATGTGCTTCTATGTCTTCGCGGTCGGGGGCGTGGATGCGGGCTATGTCGCGCTGGCGATCGGGCTGTTCAACTCGATCATGTTCCCGGTGATCTTCACCCTGACGCTCGAACGCTCCACTGCGAGCGAGGAAGCCACCTCCGGCCTGCTGTGCACCGCGATCGTCGGCGGAGCGCTTTTGCCGCTGCTGGTGGGCAAGGTGTCGGATGCGCAGGGCTATGCCTTCGCGCTGATCGTGCCGGCGGCATGCTATGCGGTGCTGTGCCTGTTCGCCATTGCGGCGGGCAGGGCGCCGGTCACGCGGAGCGAGGGCGATCCGGCGCCGGCTTCGGTCCACTGA
- a CDS encoding glycoside hydrolase family 3 C-terminal domain-containing protein, whose product MKNRIFAGPMIGLAVALAAGCTPAQNPSVETSTAPAAHPWMDAKLSPDRRAELIVAQMTTEEKLTLVFGYFGTDFPPKNYKAPPEARQGSAGYVPAIPRLGIPAQWQTDAGVGVASQGGADRKRGRTALPSGLATTATWHTARAFQGGEMIGREARASGFNVMLAGGVNLMREPRNGRNFEYGGEDPWLAGVMVGEQVRGIQSNNIVATIKHYAINDQETDRDTGNSIIGDADARMSDLLAFQFAIERAKPGSIMCAYNKVNGTHACENKWLLTDVLRRDWGWQGYVMSDWGATHSTAPAANAGLDQDSGWPFDKEPYFGKPLAEAVAKGEVPMARLDEMAHRILRAMFAHGLFEHPVTDAPLDLRPDMLAAHAEITRVDAEEGTVLLRNEGALLPLSPTVKSIAVIGGHADKGVLAGGGSSLVYPVGGNAVPGIIPTSWPGPVMYYPNAPLDAIRKQAPNATVTFIDGKDPAAAAKLAAESDVAIVFATQWAGEAFDVSLTLADNQDGLISAVAGANRKTVVVLETGGPVFAPWAGNVGAILAAWYPGTRGGDAIANLLFGKTNPSGHLPVTFPRSLDQLAKPSVPNRGDTIYSEGATVGYKWYDAKGLDPQFPFGHGLSYTSFRLDGLSARAKGGSIEVSFTVANTGPRAGAKVAQVYVGGTGWEAPKRLGGFARVDLAPGASRTSTLTIDPRLLATWDSASHSWKIAGGTYEVMLAASSRDIKQKVTVTLPAQTLPATWKPKG is encoded by the coding sequence ATGAAGAACCGCATTTTCGCGGGGCCGATGATCGGTCTCGCCGTCGCGCTTGCCGCCGGCTGCACCCCCGCGCAAAATCCTTCGGTGGAAACCAGCACCGCACCCGCCGCCCATCCGTGGATGGACGCGAAGCTCTCGCCCGATCGGCGCGCGGAGCTGATCGTCGCGCAGATGACCACCGAAGAGAAGCTGACGCTGGTCTTCGGCTATTTCGGCACCGATTTCCCGCCCAAGAACTACAAGGCCCCGCCCGAGGCGCGTCAGGGCAGCGCGGGCTATGTCCCCGCCATCCCCCGGCTCGGCATCCCCGCCCAGTGGCAGACCGATGCCGGCGTCGGCGTCGCCAGCCAGGGCGGCGCGGACCGCAAGCGCGGGCGCACCGCCCTCCCCTCCGGCCTCGCCACCACCGCGACCTGGCACACCGCCCGCGCCTTTCAGGGCGGCGAGATGATCGGACGCGAGGCCCGCGCCTCGGGCTTCAACGTGATGCTCGCCGGCGGCGTCAATCTGATGCGCGAGCCCCGCAACGGCCGGAACTTCGAATATGGCGGCGAGGATCCGTGGCTGGCCGGCGTGATGGTCGGCGAACAGGTGCGCGGCATCCAGTCGAACAACATCGTCGCGACCATCAAACATTATGCGATCAACGATCAGGAAACCGATCGCGACACCGGCAATTCGATCATCGGCGATGCCGATGCGCGCATGTCGGATCTGCTGGCGTTCCAGTTCGCGATCGAACGCGCGAAGCCCGGCTCGATCATGTGCGCCTACAACAAGGTCAACGGCACCCACGCTTGCGAGAACAAGTGGCTGCTCACCGACGTGCTCCGCCGCGACTGGGGCTGGCAGGGCTATGTGATGTCGGACTGGGGAGCGACCCATTCGACTGCGCCTGCCGCCAATGCCGGGCTCGACCAGGATTCGGGCTGGCCGTTCGACAAGGAACCCTATTTCGGCAAGCCGCTCGCAGAAGCCGTGGCGAAGGGCGAGGTGCCGATGGCGCGGCTCGACGAGATGGCGCACCGCATCCTCCGCGCGATGTTCGCCCACGGCCTGTTCGAGCATCCGGTGACCGATGCGCCGCTCGATCTTCGCCCGGACATGCTGGCCGCCCATGCCGAGATCACCCGCGTCGATGCCGAGGAAGGCACGGTGCTGCTGCGCAACGAAGGCGCGCTCCTGCCTTTGTCGCCAACGGTCAAGTCGATCGCGGTGATCGGCGGCCATGCCGACAAGGGCGTGCTGGCCGGTGGCGGATCGTCGCTGGTCTATCCCGTCGGCGGCAACGCCGTGCCCGGCATCATCCCGACCAGCTGGCCAGGACCGGTGATGTACTATCCCAACGCCCCGCTCGACGCGATCCGCAAGCAGGCGCCGAACGCCACTGTCACCTTTATCGACGGCAAGGATCCCGCTGCGGCGGCGAAGCTGGCAGCCGAAAGCGACGTCGCCATCGTCTTCGCGACCCAATGGGCCGGCGAGGCGTTCGACGTGTCGCTCACGCTGGCGGACAATCAGGACGGCCTGATCTCGGCGGTGGCTGGCGCGAACCGCAAGACGGTGGTTGTGCTGGAGACTGGCGGTCCGGTATTCGCCCCCTGGGCCGGCAATGTCGGCGCGATCCTCGCCGCCTGGTATCCCGGCACGCGTGGCGGCGACGCCATCGCCAACCTGCTGTTCGGCAAGACCAACCCGTCGGGCCATCTGCCCGTCACCTTCCCGCGCTCGCTCGATCAGTTGGCCAAGCCTTCGGTCCCCAACCGCGGCGACACGATCTACAGCGAAGGCGCGACGGTCGGCTATAAATGGTACGACGCAAAGGGGCTCGACCCGCAATTCCCCTTCGGCCACGGCCTGTCCTACACCAGCTTCCGCCTCGACGGCCTGTCCGCCCGCGCGAAGGGCGGCAGCATCGAAGTAAGCTTCACCGTCGCCAATACCGGCCCGCGCGCGGGCGCGAAGGTGGCGCAGGTTTATGTCGGCGGCACGGGCTGGGAAGCGCCGAAGCGGCTGGGCGGGTTCGCCCGCGTCGATCTCGCGCCGGGCGCATCGCGCACTTCGACGCTGACCATCGACCCGCGCCTGCTCGCGACCTGGGACAGCGCCAGCCATTCGTGGAAGATCGCTGGCGGCACCTATGAGGTGATGCTCGCCGCCTCCTCGCGCGACATCAAACAGAAGGTGACCGTTACCCTGCCCGCGCAGACCCTGCCCGCGACGTGGAAGCCTAAAGGCTGA
- a CDS encoding oxidoreductase, which translates to MIRTGVIGYGLGGMAFHAPLIAAVPELELAAIATSRVDAVRERYADVAVTDAATLIADPSIQLVAISTPNDSHFPLAKAALEAGKHVVIDKPFVNSIEDGEALIALAAERGLVLSAFHNRRWDADLLTVAKLLESGRLGDVRLAEFRWDRYRPEVSSLWRDKPGVGSGMLADLGPHLIDQALLLFGMPEALSADVAVQRDGAVTDDYFEIIFHYGVRRVIMAASRLIAAARPRFALHGTKGGFVKHGLDPQEPSMKIGGSPNAPDYGVEDPANYGVLTLGDGTRETVPSERGDYRCYYSGIGRAIADGTPAPVSAADAVAGLRIMALARQSSAEGRRISL; encoded by the coding sequence ATGATCCGCACCGGAGTGATCGGTTACGGCCTTGGCGGCATGGCGTTTCATGCGCCGCTGATCGCTGCCGTACCTGAGCTGGAGCTGGCGGCGATCGCCACGTCGCGAGTCGATGCGGTGCGCGAGCGCTATGCCGATGTCGCGGTGACCGATGCGGCGACACTGATCGCCGATCCCTCGATCCAATTGGTGGCGATCTCGACGCCCAACGACAGCCATTTCCCGCTGGCGAAGGCTGCGCTGGAAGCGGGCAAGCATGTCGTCATCGACAAGCCGTTCGTGAATTCGATCGAGGACGGCGAAGCGCTGATCGCGCTGGCGGCGGAGCGCGGGCTGGTGCTGAGCGCGTTTCACAATCGCCGCTGGGATGCCGATCTGCTGACCGTGGCGAAGCTGCTGGAGAGCGGGCGGCTCGGCGATGTACGCCTCGCCGAGTTCCGCTGGGACCGATATCGCCCCGAAGTCAGCAGCTTATGGCGCGACAAGCCGGGCGTGGGATCGGGGATGCTGGCCGATCTGGGACCGCATCTGATCGATCAGGCATTGCTGTTGTTCGGCATGCCCGAGGCGCTGAGCGCCGACGTCGCGGTGCAGCGCGATGGTGCGGTGACCGACGATTATTTCGAGATCATTTTCCACTATGGCGTCCGGCGCGTGATCATGGCGGCGTCGCGCCTGATCGCGGCGGCTCGTCCGCGGTTCGCGCTGCACGGGACGAAGGGCGGGTTCGTGAAGCATGGCCTCGACCCGCAGGAGCCTTCGATGAAAATCGGCGGCAGCCCGAATGCGCCCGACTATGGCGTCGAGGATCCGGCCAATTACGGCGTCCTGACGCTGGGCGACGGGACGCGCGAGACGGTCCCGTCCGAGCGGGGCGATTATCGCTGCTATTATTCGGGCATCGGCCGGGCGATCGCCGACGGCACGCCGGCGCCGGTGAGCGCGGCGGATGCCGTGGCGGGTCTGCGCATCATGGCGCTGGCCCGCCAGAGTTCTGCGGAGGGGCGGCGGATCAGCCTTTAG
- a CDS encoding cysteine desulfurase-like protein → MSFPIDAVRAQFKALHQPGSDGLPRVYFDAPGGTQACAPAIARMVAHLESGTANAGGPFRTSIETDALSDQAHAAMADLLGGRPEEIAFGPNMTSLTLAVSRALARTWTAGDEIVLTRLDHDANVAPWLLAARDAGVTVRWLDFDPDTGRWSAEDLPALLGPRTRLVALGMASNALGTINPVEAAIRHVRAHSPALVYVDAVQSVPHLVTDVVALDADFLACSPYKFFGPHQGVLWARSETVEGIEAYKVRPAGNEGAHRFESGTPSFEGQAGVLGTIEYLEWLGREVDPQVNSRRTRLIAAMRAATAYEHDLGTRLLAGLATIPGLKLWGPPTMEGRVPTFSFTIEGHSPDAIAAHLASREIYAWAGHFYAVEVLDRLGLAERGGLLRVGLCHYSDASEIDRLIASLTQIN, encoded by the coding sequence ATGAGCTTTCCCATCGACGCGGTCCGCGCGCAATTCAAGGCGCTCCATCAACCCGGCAGCGATGGATTGCCGCGTGTCTATTTCGACGCGCCCGGCGGCACCCAGGCCTGCGCGCCCGCAATCGCCCGGATGGTCGCGCATCTCGAAAGCGGCACCGCCAATGCCGGCGGCCCGTTCCGCACCTCGATCGAAACCGACGCGCTGAGCGACCAAGCCCATGCCGCGATGGCCGATCTGCTCGGCGGGCGGCCGGAGGAGATCGCATTCGGCCCGAACATGACCTCGCTCACGCTCGCCGTCTCGCGCGCGCTGGCGCGGACCTGGACGGCGGGCGACGAGATCGTACTGACCCGGCTCGATCACGACGCCAATGTCGCCCCCTGGTTGCTTGCCGCGCGCGATGCAGGCGTCACGGTCCGCTGGCTCGATTTCGATCCCGATACCGGCCGCTGGAGTGCGGAAGACCTCCCCGCCCTGCTCGGCCCCCGCACTCGCCTCGTGGCGCTCGGCATGGCCAGCAACGCGCTGGGCACGATCAACCCGGTCGAGGCCGCGATCCGCCATGTCCGCGCGCACTCGCCGGCCTTGGTCTATGTGGATGCCGTCCAGTCGGTCCCGCATCTCGTCACCGATGTCGTCGCGCTCGACGCCGATTTCCTCGCCTGCTCGCCCTATAAATTCTTCGGCCCGCATCAGGGCGTGCTGTGGGCGAGATCGGAGACGGTCGAAGGGATCGAAGCCTATAAGGTCCGCCCGGCGGGCAACGAAGGCGCGCATCGCTTCGAAAGCGGAACGCCCAGCTTCGAGGGGCAGGCCGGGGTACTCGGCACCATCGAATATCTCGAATGGCTCGGCCGCGAAGTCGATCCGCAGGTGAACAGCCGCCGCACCCGCCTGATCGCGGCGATGCGGGCGGCGACGGCTTATGAGCACGATCTCGGCACGCGCCTGCTCGCCGGTCTCGCGACCATCCCCGGCCTGAAGCTCTGGGGCCCGCCGACGATGGAGGGCCGCGTCCCGACCTTCAGCTTCACCATCGAGGGACACAGTCCCGATGCGATCGCCGCGCATCTCGCGTCGCGCGAAATCTATGCCTGGGCCGGGCATTTCTATGCGGTGGAAGTGCTTGACCGGCTTGGTCTGGCCGAACGCGGCGGTCTGCTGCGCGTTGGTCTGTGCCACTATAGCGACGCCAGCGAAATAGACCGGTTGATTGCGTCCCTGACGCAAATAAACTGA
- a CDS encoding right-handed parallel beta-helix repeat-containing protein produces MAKINMRHVMAAAAVMGSAAFMAPATAYAQATRTWVSGVGDDANPCSRTAPCKTFAGAISKTAASGEINCIDQGAYGAVTITKSIMIMCDDVEAGVLASGTNGIVVNAPADAVVFISGLDINGAPVSASGLNGIRFLAGGSLHVRNTTIRNFNGAGPNGNGISFQPSGDSKLFVESSTITTNGTTTTGAGILIQPTGTGSAAVVITNSRVVLNNNLGVSVSTNGNTGSGVAVTIDGSTLSSNKTGASIVTPAATTSAKIMIVNSTIANNSTWGILTSGATATIRVGNTTITNNTTGVQAVGAGAGLGILSFSPASNRLAGNGTDGTFSGTVPLQ; encoded by the coding sequence ATGGCTAAGATCAATATGCGACACGTAATGGCTGCTGCGGCGGTCATGGGATCGGCCGCGTTCATGGCGCCGGCCACGGCATATGCGCAGGCGACACGCACCTGGGTTTCGGGCGTGGGCGACGACGCCAATCCGTGCAGCCGCACCGCACCGTGCAAGACCTTCGCCGGAGCCATCTCGAAGACCGCGGCCAGCGGCGAGATCAACTGCATTGATCAGGGTGCCTATGGCGCCGTGACGATCACCAAATCGATCATGATCATGTGCGACGACGTGGAAGCCGGCGTTCTGGCCAGTGGCACCAACGGCATCGTCGTCAATGCTCCCGCCGATGCGGTGGTCTTCATCAGCGGCCTCGACATCAACGGTGCGCCCGTCAGTGCATCGGGTCTGAACGGCATCCGCTTCCTCGCGGGTGGCTCGCTGCACGTCCGTAACACCACCATCCGCAACTTCAACGGTGCCGGCCCGAACGGTAATGGCATCTCGTTCCAGCCCTCGGGTGACTCCAAGCTCTTCGTCGAGAGCTCCACCATCACGACCAACGGCACCACGACCACCGGCGCGGGCATCCTGATCCAGCCCACGGGCACCGGATCGGCTGCGGTGGTGATCACCAACAGCCGCGTCGTGCTGAACAACAATCTCGGCGTCAGCGTCAGCACCAACGGCAACACCGGCTCGGGCGTTGCGGTCACGATCGACGGCTCGACCCTCAGCAGCAACAAGACCGGCGCTTCGATCGTCACGCCGGCTGCAACCACCTCGGCGAAGATCATGATCGTCAATTCGACGATCGCGAACAACTCGACCTGGGGCATCCTGACCAGCGGCGCCACCGCGACCATCCGCGTCGGCAACACCACGATCACCAACAACACCACCGGTGTGCAGGCAGTCGGCGCGGGCGCAGGCCTGGGCATCCTGTCCTTCTCGCCCGCCAGCAACCGTCTGGCCGGCAACGGCACCGACGGCACCTTCTCGGGCACCGTTCCGCTGCAATAA
- a CDS encoding right-handed parallel beta-helix repeat-containing protein: MIKLTIRHLMTAAAVAGTAAFMAPTAANAQATRTFVSGVGDDANPCSRTAPCRTWAGAISKTAAGGEMDCLDPGGFGAVTITKSMTILCDWSDGGVLVAGQNGIIINDSGAGTVHVVLSGLNIEGLGFTQTSPGIRGVWFVSGASLTVRNSTIRGFRDPSNGSGIAFTPSTPARLLVDNVSLNGNGAPGSVGAGIIVQPTGANGAATVTITNSRVFDSHNNGILFNSNGNTSAAGISASITNTTSTGNGGAGIALVGPASGSNIKVVVNGSDVSGNSIGIVTNGPKATARVGNSTISNNSSFGVLAAGAIAPSGLFSYSPATNLLNGNGTDGTFTGTVAAQ; this comes from the coding sequence ATGATCAAGCTCACTATACGTCATCTTATGACCGCAGCTGCGGTCGCGGGAACGGCAGCGTTCATGGCGCCGACCGCCGCCAATGCACAGGCGACGCGTACGTTCGTTTCGGGCGTGGGCGACGACGCCAATCCCTGCAGCCGCACCGCGCCGTGCCGTACCTGGGCGGGCGCGATCTCGAAAACCGCAGCAGGCGGCGAAATGGATTGTCTCGATCCGGGCGGCTTCGGCGCGGTGACCATCACCAAGTCGATGACGATCCTCTGCGACTGGTCGGACGGCGGCGTCCTCGTCGCGGGGCAGAACGGGATCATCATCAACGACTCCGGTGCGGGCACTGTCCATGTCGTGCTGAGCGGCCTGAACATCGAAGGCCTCGGCTTCACCCAGACCAGCCCCGGCATCCGTGGCGTATGGTTCGTCTCGGGCGCTTCTCTCACGGTGCGCAACAGCACGATCCGCGGCTTCCGCGATCCCAGCAACGGCAGCGGCATCGCGTTCACACCCAGCACGCCGGCACGGCTGCTGGTCGATAATGTGTCGCTGAACGGCAATGGAGCGCCCGGCAGCGTCGGTGCAGGCATCATCGTCCAGCCGACCGGCGCAAACGGCGCAGCGACCGTGACCATCACCAACTCGCGCGTGTTCGACAGCCACAATAACGGCATCCTGTTCAACTCGAACGGCAACACCAGCGCAGCGGGTATTTCCGCGTCGATCACCAACACCACGTCCACCGGCAATGGCGGCGCGGGCATCGCCTTAGTGGGGCCAGCCAGCGGTTCGAACATCAAGGTGGTAGTGAACGGAAGCGACGTTTCGGGTAACTCGATCGGCATCGTGACCAACGGCCCCAAGGCGACGGCTCGCGTCGGCAATTCGACGATCTCGAACAACAGCTCGTTCGGCGTTCTCGCGGCGGGCGCCATCGCGCCGTCGGGCCTGTTCAGCTACTCGCCCGCCACCAATCTGCTGAATGGCAACGGCACCGACGGCACCTTCACCGGCACCGTCGCGGCGCAGTAA